The genomic stretch CAACAACTGAACGGTATTTTGACACGGAGCTATTTATAAGGACTAATCGTGGTATTACCCTAACCGAACATGGGAAACAAGTATTGGCATGGGCTCAAAACGCCATGAATGAACAAAAGAAGATGATCCGAGCTTTTGCCGATGACAATAAAACACGGCCATACAGGCAAGGAAATCTAACCATTCTTTGTCCGGCCAATATTGCCGGCGATAGCAATTCCACTGTCATTAATAAATTTACCAGCGAATATCCAAACATTAAGCTCAGTTATCAAGAAATGGGTGTGCCGGAAATAATCCATCAGGTCCATGAAAGCAAAGACTATGTAGGAATTATCATGTTGATTGATGATTTATATAATGAGTTAATCACAGATGAGCTGTGCTATTACCCCATGCGCAATATCAAATTCGTGGTCTATTCTCATAAGGACAGTCGCTTTGCCCAGCAAGGCTTTAAAAGCATCTCCCTTAAAGCCTTAAGCAAGGAACAGTTGATCGTCTATAAACCGACAAGCCATTCCCCTTCCCCTTTTGAAGACCTATTTGCCAAGTATGGTTTAGACAATATCAAGTTCTCTGTCAGCAACTTATTTACTTTTTATGATATCTTACAGAAAGGCCAGCACATCACCCTCGGTGCTGCCAGACAGGCGAAGTTCTTCCCGAAGGTTTTAGACGGCATGATTACGACCCCCATTCGGGATAAAATCAACTGCCGAATCGGCATCTTGATTCATAAGGAAAATAAAGATAATCCGATGATTCAACAATTTATCAAGTTTTATAATGAGTCTAAGTAGAGCACCACTATATTAACTTAAAGAAAACGTGGCTTGCGCCCGAAGACATTTTTTCCATTCATCAGTGATGGCTCATAGAGGCAAGAATATCTGACACGTATGAAAAAAACTAGCCCCGCGGTTGCGCGGGGCTAGTTTTTTGCTTTGTAATTACTAGTTTAAGGTCACACACTCTGGGACAGTGGAGCTATCATATAATAAACAAGCTGTCAGACTATCTTTAGAGGTTCGAATGAGCGTCGGATCAGTTTCCTTACATTTTTCCATGGCCACCGGACAGCGTGTATGGAAACGACAGCCTGTAGGAGGGTTTGCCGGGCTTGGTAGATCTCCTTTTAAGATAATCCGTTCGCGATCCCGAAGCTTGGGATCAGGTAAGGGGACGGCCGCTAATAAGGCCTTGGTATAAGGATGATGAGGGTTGGCAAACAGCTCCTCTTTCTCGGCGAATTCGGATATTTTACCTAAATACATGACGGCGATTTTATCACTGATGTGCTTCACCACTTGAATACCGTGAGCGATAAACAGATAGGACAGCCCCATATCTCTTTGGATTTCTTTCAAGAGATTGAGGATTTGGGCTTGAATGGACACATCTAACGCTGAAACAGGCTCATCACAGACAATCAGTTTGGGCTGTAAGGCCAGGGCTCGGGCAATTCCTATTCTTTGTCTTTGTCCTCCTGAAAATTCAATGGGATACCTGCTGCCATGATAGGTAGCCAGCCCTACTCTTTCCAGTAGTTCATCCACTCTTTTTCTACGCTCTTTACTGGTCCCCACTTTATGCAGAACCAGAGGTTCAGCAATAATGTCGGCAACGGACATTCTGGGATTTAGGGAAGAATAGGAATCCTGGAAGATCATCTGGAGATTCTTGCCCATTTCTTTTTTGCTCTTGTATTCAGAGAGCTTTTTTCCTTCGAAGTAGATTTCCCCAGCGGTGGGGTTGGTAAGCCCCACCACCATTCTGCCTATGGTTGACTTTCCGCAGCCGGACTCCCCGACCAGACCCATGGTTTGACCGGGATAAATATCCAGACTGACACCATCCACAGCTTTGACAAAATTATTCTTTTTACCGAAAAGTCCACTTCCCACCGGAAAGTATTTCTTTACCCCTTTAAGTGACAATAGCGGTTGATTCTCTGTCATCTTCCTCATACCCCTTCCCTGATGAGTGGATCCAGCAGGACACACGATTTCCTGAGGGTTGTTGCGCCAATTCAGGAGCGACCTCGTGACATTTATCCATGCCGAAGCTACAGCGTGTCACGAAATTACAGCCCTTGGGCAATTCAAGGGGATTGGGTACTACCCCTGGAATCGCGTCCAAAGTTTCCTTTGAAGGTCCGGCTAATGAGGGAATACTATCCATCAGCCCCTTAGTATAAGGATGTTGAGGGTTGGCAAAGATCCCTTCCACATTGCCTTCTTCGACGATTTTTCCGCAATACATAACAAGGACGCGGTCTGCCGTCTCTGCGACAACGCCGAGGTCATGGGTGATCAAGAGGATAGATATACCAAACTTCTTCTGCAAATCGCGCAAGAGATATAAGATCTGAGACTGAATGGTAACATCAAGGGCAGTTGTGGGTTCATCCGCAATCAGCAGCTTCGGATTACAGGCCAGGGCTATGGCAATCATCGCTCTTTGCCTCATCCCGCCGGATAATTGATGGGGGTAATCACTAAGACGCCTTTGGGCGTCAGGAATGCCGACTTTATTCAGCAAATCCAGGGCAGTTTGCTGCGCTTCCTTGTAGCTGACCTTTTTATGAAGCAGGATTGCTTCGGCGATTTGCCTGCCAATGGGATGGACCGGGTTTAGCGCTGACATGGGATCCTGGAAAATCATCGCAATATCATTGCCTCGAATTTTCCTTAATTCCTTTTCCTTTAGTTTTAATAAGTCGCGTCCTTCAAACAGGATGGAGCTATCCGGGCGATATTTGATGGCGCTTGCGTTCAATCTCATGATGGAAAGAGAAGAAACACTTTTCCCACTTCCTGATTCGCCGACTAATGCTACAATCTCACCTTTCTGAATTGAAAATGAAATATCATCCACAGGCTTAATCTCACCTTTGGGGGTCGGGATGTAGGTTTTTAAATGATTGACTTCCAGTATGGGTGTTTCTGTATGCAAGTATCTCCCCCCTTTTACAGTATCTTTTGTTGTTTAGGATCAAGCGCGACCCTCAGACCATCACCCAGAAAGTTCCCGGCCAGAATGGTCAGCATAATGGCAATACCGGGATAGACGATCATCCAGGGATTAATATAGATCAAACTGTATCCTTGCTGGATCAAGTTCCCCCAGCTGACATCAGGAGGCTGGGCACCCATCCCCAGAAAGCTAAGGGTAGTTTCCGTTAGGATGGCAATACTGAGATTAAAGGAAGCCTGAACAACGATGGGCGGCGAGATATTGGGAAGGATATGTCTGATCATAATCCAAAGAAAACCCGCTCCGGAAATTTTCGAAGCCTCGACATAAGGTTCTAAGCGTACTTGCAGAGTTTGACCTCTGGCCAAACGGGCAAATTTGGGGGTAAAGACTATTCCAATAGCCATCATGGCATTCCAGAGGTTAACGCCTAAAGCGCTGGTGATTCCTAAGGCCAGAATGAGGGCGGGAATGGCAATGATGGCATCGACGATGCGCATAAAAATATCATCGATAACGCCGCCCAAATAACCGCTCAAAAC from Desulfitobacterium dichloroeliminans LMG P-21439 encodes the following:
- a CDS encoding LysR family transcriptional regulator; translated protein: MRVEYLKYFVEVARCQSINKASKNLHLTQANLSKMMATTERYFDTELFIRTNRGITLTEHGKQVLAWAQNAMNEQKKMIRAFADDNKTRPYRQGNLTILCPANIAGDSNSTVINKFTSEYPNIKLSYQEMGVPEIIHQVHESKDYVGIIMLIDDLYNELITDELCYYPMRNIKFVVYSHKDSRFAQQGFKSISLKALSKEQLIVYKPTSHSPSPFEDLFAKYGLDNIKFSVSNLFTFYDILQKGQHITLGAARQAKFFPKVLDGMITTPIRDKINCRIGILIHKENKDNPMIQQFIKFYNESK
- a CDS encoding ABC transporter ATP-binding protein; the encoded protein is MTENQPLLSLKGVKKYFPVGSGLFGKKNNFVKAVDGVSLDIYPGQTMGLVGESGCGKSTIGRMVVGLTNPTAGEIYFEGKKLSEYKSKKEMGKNLQMIFQDSYSSLNPRMSVADIIAEPLVLHKVGTSKERRKRVDELLERVGLATYHGSRYPIEFSGGQRQRIGIARALALQPKLIVCDEPVSALDVSIQAQILNLLKEIQRDMGLSYLFIAHGIQVVKHISDKIAVMYLGKISEFAEKEELFANPHHPYTKALLAAVPLPDPKLRDRERIILKGDLPSPANPPTGCRFHTRCPVAMEKCKETDPTLIRTSKDSLTACLLYDSSTVPECVTLN
- a CDS encoding ABC transporter ATP-binding protein, which gives rise to MHTETPILEVNHLKTYIPTPKGEIKPVDDISFSIQKGEIVALVGESGSGKSVSSLSIMRLNASAIKYRPDSSILFEGRDLLKLKEKELRKIRGNDIAMIFQDPMSALNPVHPIGRQIAEAILLHKKVSYKEAQQTALDLLNKVGIPDAQRRLSDYPHQLSGGMRQRAMIAIALACNPKLLIADEPTTALDVTIQSQILYLLRDLQKKFGISILLITHDLGVVAETADRVLVMYCGKIVEEGNVEGIFANPQHPYTKGLMDSIPSLAGPSKETLDAIPGVVPNPLELPKGCNFVTRCSFGMDKCHEVAPELAQQPSGNRVSCWIHSSGKGYEEDDRESTAIVT
- a CDS encoding ABC transporter permease, with protein sequence MSFKTIFKRLMAERLAFISFIFLAILVIIALLAPHIQPYDPFKQDLTKVMQLPSAEHWLGTDGLGCDVLSKMLMGSQTAIKSSLFAIMIPLFIGVPLGVLSGYLGGVIDDIFMRIVDAIIAIPALILALGITSALGVNLWNAMMAIGIVFTPKFARLARGQTLQVRLEPYVEASKISGAGFLWIMIRHILPNISPPIVVQASFNLSIAILTETTLSFLGMGAQPPDVSWGNLIQQGYSLIYINPWMIVYPGIAIMLTILAGNFLGDGLRVALDPKQQKIL